A genome region from Microbacterium terricola includes the following:
- the gabT gene encoding 4-aminobutyrate--2-oxoglutarate transaminase, which yields MNTVVEQVRIREGGLPGSASAARADARARELPRGLGNAVPIFIERASGAILRDIDGNQFIDFASGIAVTSVGASHPRVVRAVQEQAALFTHTCFLVTEYDGYLGVAQRLNRLTPGDHAKKTALFSTGAEAVENAVKIARAHTGRAAVVVLDHAFHGRTLLAGTMTAKYKPYRGAGPAATDIHRAPAPYPYRWPGGAENAAEQSFARLTEMVETQIGAENVAAIVVEPVQGEGGVIVQPPGYLSAIRDYCTRHGIVMIADEIQAGLARTGAMFAVEHDGVIPDLITTAKALAAGLPLAAVTGRAEIMDAIAPGGLGGTYAGNPIACAAAIAALDVIVEEGLVDRARRIEELTRSALADAIAAPHVGEFRGRGAMLALEIVHPGGTRPDAETAAAIVARCHERGLLVLLSGTFGNVIRLLPPLVIDDDLLLEGMGILAEEVRRADELATA from the coding sequence GTGAACACGGTGGTGGAGCAGGTGCGCATCAGGGAGGGCGGGCTGCCCGGGTCGGCCTCGGCGGCGCGCGCGGATGCGCGGGCGCGGGAGCTGCCTCGCGGGCTCGGCAACGCGGTGCCGATCTTCATCGAACGGGCGTCGGGCGCGATCCTGCGCGACATCGACGGGAATCAGTTCATCGACTTCGCCTCAGGGATCGCCGTGACCAGCGTCGGCGCCTCGCACCCGCGCGTGGTGCGCGCCGTGCAGGAGCAGGCCGCGCTGTTCACGCACACCTGCTTCCTCGTGACCGAGTACGACGGCTACCTCGGCGTGGCGCAGCGGCTCAACCGACTGACGCCGGGGGATCACGCGAAGAAGACCGCCCTGTTCTCGACCGGTGCGGAGGCCGTCGAGAACGCGGTGAAGATCGCGCGGGCCCACACGGGGCGTGCCGCCGTGGTCGTGCTCGATCATGCCTTCCACGGTCGCACGCTGCTCGCCGGCACGATGACCGCGAAGTACAAGCCCTACCGGGGTGCGGGGCCAGCCGCCACCGACATCCACCGCGCACCCGCGCCGTACCCGTACCGGTGGCCCGGTGGTGCGGAGAACGCGGCAGAGCAGTCGTTCGCGCGCCTGACCGAGATGGTCGAGACTCAGATCGGCGCCGAGAACGTGGCGGCGATCGTCGTCGAACCGGTCCAGGGCGAGGGCGGCGTCATCGTCCAGCCGCCCGGGTACCTCTCCGCCATCCGCGACTACTGCACGCGGCATGGGATCGTCATGATCGCCGACGAGATCCAGGCGGGGCTTGCGCGCACCGGCGCGATGTTCGCGGTGGAGCACGACGGCGTGATCCCCGATCTCATCACGACCGCGAAGGCGCTGGCCGCCGGGCTTCCTCTCGCAGCCGTCACCGGACGGGCCGAGATCATGGACGCGATCGCGCCCGGCGGGCTCGGCGGCACCTACGCGGGCAACCCCATCGCCTGCGCCGCGGCGATCGCGGCCCTCGACGTCATCGTCGAGGAGGGCCTCGTCGACCGCGCCCGGCGCATCGAGGAGCTCACCCGGTCGGCGCTCGCCGACGCGATCGCGGCGCCGCACGTCGGGGAGTTCCGTGGCCGAGGGGCGATGCTCGCGCTCGAGATCGTGCACCCGGGTGGTACGCGGCCCGATGCCGAGACGGCCGCAGCGATCGTCGCGCGGTGCCACGAGCGCGGCCTGCTCGTGCTCCTGTCCGGCACCTTCGGCAACGTCATCCGCCTGCTGCCGCCCCTCGTCATCGATGACGACCTCCTCCTCGAAGGCATGGGCATCCTCGCCGAGGAGGTGCGGAGAGCCGATGAGCTCGCGACCGCTTGA
- a CDS encoding PucR family transcriptional regulator, producing MVTLADLVRASGPALQPVNAAARAPIELTGVHISELIDPTRYLEGGELLLTTGMPLLDPAVAVPDYIERLVDRDVRVLVIGLGPNYDEVPAALREACDAAGMPLLLVPVDQAFRTVTTKYWELVAAEGRAGLVQQIGLQTSVVRAAAGANGVDAVVKSVAQAMGSWAMAAPFEGPEVSIWPASAAGVLPALRTELQRFAQRGSIGAATFPLHGFDVIAYPITEGSRPVGAFVVGTTRRPSKTDRQVMLTAAAALSLRATLRNDAHGSERSIDSAAGALLLDGEVSAARALRAAVGARPMPPAVRVFVPAAHVLPSTSPRAMAPPSPQAHAMVAELIRRGLIAERCNPPLAAWHAGRLVLLIDEAAGAGPSVDSKHWTPLESLSGALSDPVPLAEVPAVVRATVERARRAQAGAVLTASDAPGRSQGDVAAEALRMYSRAPLVEAVQGYIRHRGSWEAAARELGLHRNTVRNRVQIARDTLGIDLDDPDIASELWIALRDHPHG from the coding sequence ATGGTCACGCTGGCCGACCTTGTGCGCGCCTCAGGGCCCGCACTGCAACCCGTCAACGCCGCGGCCAGAGCGCCGATCGAGCTCACCGGTGTGCACATCTCCGAGCTGATCGACCCCACCCGGTACCTGGAGGGCGGCGAACTGCTGCTCACCACCGGGATGCCGCTGCTCGATCCTGCTGTCGCGGTGCCCGACTACATCGAGCGGCTCGTGGATCGCGACGTGCGGGTGCTCGTCATCGGGCTGGGCCCGAACTACGACGAGGTGCCGGCCGCGCTGCGGGAGGCGTGTGATGCCGCGGGGATGCCGCTGCTGCTCGTGCCGGTGGACCAGGCGTTCCGCACGGTGACAACGAAGTACTGGGAGCTCGTCGCCGCCGAGGGCAGGGCGGGACTCGTCCAGCAGATCGGCCTCCAGACCTCCGTGGTCCGCGCAGCGGCGGGTGCGAACGGGGTGGATGCCGTGGTCAAGTCCGTCGCGCAGGCGATGGGCAGCTGGGCGATGGCGGCGCCGTTCGAGGGGCCCGAGGTCTCCATCTGGCCGGCGAGTGCGGCGGGTGTGCTGCCGGCGCTGCGCACGGAGCTGCAGCGGTTCGCCCAGCGCGGCAGCATCGGCGCCGCGACGTTTCCGCTGCACGGATTCGATGTGATCGCCTACCCGATCACCGAGGGCAGCCGTCCCGTGGGCGCGTTCGTGGTCGGGACGACCCGCCGGCCGTCGAAGACGGACCGGCAGGTGATGCTCACGGCCGCCGCGGCGCTCTCGCTGCGCGCCACGCTGCGCAACGATGCGCACGGCAGTGAGCGTTCGATCGACAGTGCCGCCGGCGCGCTCTTGCTCGACGGCGAGGTCTCCGCCGCGCGGGCGCTGCGGGCGGCGGTCGGCGCGCGCCCGATGCCTCCCGCCGTGAGGGTCTTCGTCCCCGCCGCGCATGTACTGCCCTCGACCTCCCCCCGTGCGATGGCGCCGCCGTCGCCCCAGGCCCATGCGATGGTCGCGGAGCTGATCCGCCGCGGGCTGATCGCCGAACGGTGCAACCCGCCTCTCGCCGCCTGGCACGCCGGTCGCCTGGTGCTGCTCATCGACGAGGCGGCAGGCGCGGGTCCGTCGGTGGACTCGAAGCACTGGACGCCGCTCGAGTCGCTCAGCGGAGCACTGAGCGACCCGGTGCCGCTTGCCGAGGTGCCCGCGGTGGTCCGCGCGACCGTCGAGAGAGCGCGCCGTGCACAGGCAGGAGCCGTGCTCACCGCGAGCGATGCGCCCGGCCGGTCTCAGGGTGATGTGGCGGCCGAGGCGCTGCGGATGTACTCGCGTGCGCCGCTCGTCGAAGCAGTACAGGGGTACATCCGCCATCGCGGCAGCTGGGAGGCCGCCGCGCGGGAGCTCGGACTGCACAGGAACACCGTGCGCAACCGCGTGCAGATCGCCCGGGACACCCTCGGGATCGACCTCGACGACCCGGACATCGCGTCGGAGCTGTGGATCGCACTGCGCGACCACCCGCATGGCTGA
- a CDS encoding acyl-CoA dehydrogenase family protein yields MEPTDLISFDTLLSADEIAFRDVVRRFVDDAIRPNIAEWYENAVFPREIIAPMAELGLLGLHLDGYGCAGRSAVEYGLAASEVEAGDSGLRTFMSVQGSLAMTAIHRHGSEEQKAEWLPRMAAGEVIGCFGLTEPGAGSDPQSMTTFARRDGSDWVITGAKRWIGLAAIADIAIIWAQTDAGIRGFIVPTASEGFTATPIAAKLSMRASQQCDIDLDNVRVPDDALLPGAIGMRGPYVCLNEARYGIAWGVLGAARDSWIVAREYSIGRLQFGRPIAAAQLTQQKLVDMALEIDKGFLLALQLGRLKDAGTLDHRQISTGKLNNTRVAIDVARTARTILGGNGITLDYSPLRHANNLESVRTYEGTDEMHTLILGQMITGIPAF; encoded by the coding sequence ATGGAACCGACCGACCTGATCAGCTTCGACACGCTGCTCTCCGCCGATGAGATCGCCTTCCGTGACGTGGTCCGCCGATTCGTGGACGACGCCATCCGCCCGAACATCGCCGAATGGTACGAGAACGCGGTCTTCCCGCGCGAGATCATCGCCCCGATGGCCGAGCTCGGGCTCCTCGGATTGCACCTGGACGGGTACGGATGCGCGGGGCGCAGCGCGGTCGAGTACGGCCTCGCTGCTTCCGAGGTCGAGGCCGGCGATTCGGGCCTGCGCACGTTCATGTCGGTGCAGGGGTCGCTCGCGATGACCGCGATCCACCGGCACGGCTCCGAGGAGCAAAAGGCGGAGTGGCTTCCGCGGATGGCGGCGGGGGAAGTGATCGGATGCTTCGGGCTCACGGAGCCGGGCGCCGGGTCCGACCCGCAGAGCATGACCACCTTCGCCCGGCGCGACGGGTCGGACTGGGTCATCACCGGGGCGAAGCGGTGGATCGGCCTTGCGGCCATCGCCGACATCGCGATCATCTGGGCACAGACCGACGCGGGCATCCGCGGGTTCATCGTGCCCACCGCCAGCGAGGGCTTCACGGCGACGCCGATCGCCGCCAAGCTCTCGATGCGCGCATCGCAGCAGTGCGACATCGACCTCGACAACGTCCGCGTCCCCGATGATGCGCTGCTGCCCGGAGCGATCGGCATGCGTGGGCCCTACGTCTGCCTGAACGAAGCCCGCTACGGCATCGCATGGGGTGTGCTCGGCGCCGCGCGCGACAGCTGGATCGTCGCCAGGGAGTATTCGATCGGGCGCCTGCAGTTCGGCCGTCCGATCGCCGCAGCCCAGCTCACCCAGCAGAAGCTCGTCGACATGGCACTGGAGATCGACAAGGGATTCCTGCTGGCACTCCAGCTGGGGCGGCTGAAGGATGCCGGCACGCTGGATCATCGCCAGATCTCCACCGGCAAGCTGAACAACACCAGGGTTGCGATCGACGTCGCCCGAACGGCCCGCACCATCCTCGGCGGCAACGGGATCACCCTGGACTACTCGCCGCTGCGCCACGCGAACAACCTCGAGTCCGTCCGCACGTACGAGGGCACCGACGAGATGCACACGCTCATCCTCGGGCAGATGATCACCGGCATCCCGGCGTTCTGA
- a CDS encoding aldehyde dehydrogenase family protein, translating into MTVTVRSHIAGEWVDGEGEEFEVSNPARCDEVVARGRTCSADELTRAVDAAAAAARSWAHTPAHERAGYLARAASRLEADADGLGRELSREEGKTLVEGRGEVLRAAQILRFFAADADREAGEIYNSPRRGERILVSRRPVGVVAAITPFNFPIAIPAWKIAPALAYGNVVLFKPASAVPLLAMRFVEALVDAGLPAGVLQLVLGDSEIGSGLVEHPGVHAVTFTGSTGVGRRLGARCAELGKAFQGEMGGKNAAIVLADADLDLAVDQVVSGAFRSSGQKCTATSRVIVEEAVADAFIERLAERTAKLVVGDPLSTDTFLGPVIDTRSHRTLLAAIERARAAGVREVFGRPAYAHGELAEGCFVSPTIFEVDADSDRDLWERELFGPVLVVRRARSREDAVALANDSEFGLSGAVFTRDIASVSEILDDWNVGILHVNSETPGADPHVPFGGVKGSGIGPKEQGRAAREFFTESTTVYLRG; encoded by the coding sequence ATGACGGTCACGGTGCGCAGTCACATTGCAGGCGAGTGGGTGGACGGGGAGGGCGAAGAGTTCGAGGTCAGCAACCCGGCACGGTGCGACGAGGTCGTCGCCCGTGGTCGCACGTGCAGCGCCGACGAGCTGACGCGGGCGGTGGACGCCGCGGCGGCGGCGGCGCGGTCGTGGGCGCACACGCCCGCGCACGAGCGGGCAGGCTACCTCGCGCGGGCGGCCTCTCGCCTGGAAGCGGACGCCGACGGCCTTGGCCGCGAGCTCAGCCGCGAGGAGGGCAAGACACTCGTCGAGGGACGTGGCGAGGTGCTGCGGGCAGCACAGATCCTGCGGTTCTTCGCGGCCGACGCCGACCGTGAAGCCGGAGAGATCTACAACTCGCCGCGGCGCGGTGAGCGCATCCTCGTCAGCCGTCGCCCGGTCGGGGTCGTCGCGGCCATCACGCCGTTCAACTTCCCGATCGCCATCCCCGCCTGGAAGATCGCGCCCGCGCTGGCCTATGGCAACGTCGTCCTGTTCAAGCCGGCATCGGCGGTGCCGCTGCTGGCGATGCGGTTCGTCGAGGCCCTGGTCGACGCGGGCCTTCCCGCCGGCGTGCTGCAGCTCGTGCTCGGCGACAGCGAGATCGGCAGCGGACTGGTCGAGCATCCCGGCGTGCACGCGGTCACCTTCACCGGCTCGACGGGCGTGGGTCGACGGCTCGGTGCGCGCTGCGCCGAGCTCGGCAAGGCGTTCCAGGGCGAGATGGGCGGCAAGAACGCGGCGATCGTGCTGGCGGATGCCGACCTGGACCTCGCCGTCGATCAGGTGGTGTCGGGCGCCTTCCGGTCCAGCGGGCAGAAGTGCACGGCAACGTCGAGGGTCATCGTCGAGGAGGCCGTCGCCGACGCCTTCATCGAGCGGCTGGCCGAGCGCACCGCGAAGCTCGTCGTCGGCGATCCACTGAGCACGGACACCTTCCTCGGGCCCGTGATCGACACGCGGTCTCACCGCACGCTGCTCGCCGCGATCGAGCGTGCGCGAGCGGCCGGCGTGCGCGAGGTCTTCGGGCGACCCGCCTACGCGCACGGCGAGCTCGCGGAGGGATGCTTCGTCAGCCCGACCATCTTCGAGGTGGATGCCGACTCCGACCGCGACCTGTGGGAGCGGGAGCTGTTCGGTCCCGTGCTCGTCGTCCGCCGCGCCCGTTCGCGGGAGGATGCTGTGGCACTGGCGAACGACTCGGAGTTCGGCCTCTCCGGCGCCGTCTTCACCCGCGACATCGCGAGCGTGTCCGAGATCCTCGACGACTGGAACGTCGGGATCCTGCACGTGAACTCCGAGACCCCGGGCGCCGACCCGCACGTTCCCTTCGGCGGAGTCAAGGGGAGCGGCATCGGCCCGAAAGAGCAGGGGCGTGCCGCGCGCGAGTTCTTCACCGAGTCCACCACGGTCTACCTGCGCGGCTGA
- a CDS encoding helix-turn-helix domain-containing protein, producing MTEPASRTQPELSVAEREFAIAAGVSSDAFTGESAEINAQWQAASAAWVEAEKSSWLTTVEVAKLLNVTVAEVRRLRARGDLTAGRAGREFAYPNWQFTSGGRFLPGLRVLLSAFPPDYDPLDIAAFMTTSTEDLDAASPKEWLESGGDAHRLVHLIGDLSWA from the coding sequence ATGACCGAACCCGCATCCCGCACTCAGCCGGAGCTCAGTGTTGCTGAACGTGAGTTCGCGATCGCCGCGGGAGTCTCGTCGGACGCGTTCACCGGGGAGAGCGCGGAGATCAACGCCCAGTGGCAGGCCGCATCAGCCGCTTGGGTCGAAGCAGAGAAATCATCCTGGCTGACCACCGTCGAGGTCGCGAAGCTCCTGAACGTCACCGTGGCGGAGGTGCGACGCTTGCGTGCCCGCGGTGATCTGACGGCGGGTCGTGCCGGGCGCGAGTTCGCCTACCCCAACTGGCAGTTCACGTCGGGAGGCAGATTCCTCCCCGGCCTGCGAGTGCTCTTGTCTGCCTTTCCGCCCGACTACGACCCACTGGACATCGCAGCATTCATGACCACCTCGACGGAAGACCTGGACGCCGCCAGTCCGAAGGAATGGTTGGAATCCGGTGGCGATGCCCACCGACTCGTTCATCTCATCGGAGATCTGTCTTGGGCCTGA
- a CDS encoding TnsA-like heteromeric transposase endonuclease subunit, with protein MNRNTPESLIDGAEWLTLDERRVEPLSPDLLSEELYLVDRIREGHQYKGQKNYHNWYWCASTGRHVWCESMLERAAMMQLDFAAGVVAVASQPMKLTMRGEVHFPDFLVLHNDGTQSLVDVKPEARVEHARRQFELTAQACARVGWGYRVLTELPPQHQVTLEFISHFRHPVYAPPADAYTELDTAFEDGWTFHDLVAAMPAPAEADARAMALHVLWSRKCTFDLGDRLSPQTVLHAAVVAGLEAVDALR; from the coding sequence ATGAACAGAAACACACCTGAATCGCTTATCGATGGGGCGGAATGGCTGACCCTGGACGAACGCCGGGTTGAGCCGCTGTCCCCTGACCTTCTCAGTGAGGAGTTGTACCTGGTCGACCGGATACGGGAGGGTCACCAGTACAAGGGGCAGAAGAACTACCACAACTGGTACTGGTGCGCCTCGACGGGCCGGCACGTGTGGTGCGAGTCGATGCTGGAGCGCGCCGCGATGATGCAACTCGATTTCGCCGCGGGGGTCGTCGCGGTCGCATCTCAGCCGATGAAGCTGACCATGCGGGGTGAGGTCCACTTCCCGGACTTCCTGGTGCTGCACAACGACGGCACCCAGTCACTGGTGGACGTGAAACCGGAAGCCCGCGTGGAGCACGCCCGTCGGCAGTTCGAGCTCACGGCTCAGGCCTGCGCGCGCGTCGGGTGGGGGTACCGCGTCCTCACCGAGCTGCCGCCGCAGCATCAGGTCACCTTGGAGTTCATCTCCCATTTCCGTCACCCCGTCTACGCGCCACCTGCCGACGCCTACACGGAGCTGGACACGGCATTTGAGGACGGGTGGACGTTCCACGACCTCGTCGCCGCGATGCCGGCCCCCGCCGAGGCGGATGCTCGAGCGATGGCGCTGCATGTGCTGTGGTCACGAAAGTGCACCTTCGACCTCGGTGACCGGCTGTCGCCCCAGACTGTGCTGCACGCAGCGGTCGTCGCTGGATTGGAGGCCGTCGATGCCCTCCGTTGA
- a CDS encoding DDE-type integrase/transposase/recombinase, protein MVHNIVAVAGTEVTLVSRETGKKTVRHAAELASDDFPRPDPRVLDELDAPLKRRVVTLADHIREVETGVGPDGERRPAYDLETTTQETRVQHKVRELQAYGMRMSRTTLMRKLAQYREDGLSGLVDGRWTRLSDPTKNIPVPVRDAILDVLHEGTHQSTRTAKYVMDEVRRRVRRQHGTDGDVSDSSMYRYIEQLDAGGYLRGKASTRRSAADRPKKEKFKKNVEQFPGAEVQVDSTPLDVLVRNGKKVVRPHLTVMLDVGTRMVLAWTLRTKATKGVDHVLLLGQALTPRQNRPDLSGVRTALNDQRTDFELMDWAEYQDLARQHPFIHPRRIQMDNGKDYVSETFRAAAECCGIDISLSPPRTPTAKPHVERFFKTVKEMFIQTLPGYTGGSPSDRGHKPEEDNLLSLDMLWALLDDWFMRDYHQRAHRGLFDPRQPTVSISPLEKATIAVTQVSQFCIPMTTNGYVGLLDTVWRVISDVGVQVNSRQYDSPELHPHRNKKSSHKKHKGKWKVKRDPYNTRVVWVELDNGTFIECTERGSDLVNLQPDLAPVTDEPRAQVAQFNAVTTGTPFPQSTPASAPAVAAASFDDFDDDDDDEYDYTSL, encoded by the coding sequence GTGGTGCACAACATCGTCGCCGTTGCTGGCACCGAGGTGACGCTGGTGAGCCGGGAGACGGGGAAGAAGACCGTCCGACACGCCGCTGAACTGGCATCCGACGACTTCCCCCGCCCGGACCCGCGGGTCCTGGACGAACTGGACGCACCGCTCAAACGGCGAGTTGTTACCCTCGCCGACCACATCCGCGAAGTCGAGACCGGGGTTGGCCCGGACGGGGAGCGACGCCCAGCGTATGACCTCGAGACGACGACACAGGAGACACGGGTGCAGCACAAGGTCCGCGAACTCCAGGCCTACGGGATGAGGATGTCGCGAACTACGCTCATGCGAAAACTAGCTCAGTACCGGGAGGATGGCCTGTCCGGCCTCGTCGACGGTCGTTGGACACGGCTGTCTGACCCGACGAAGAACATCCCCGTCCCGGTGCGTGACGCAATCCTCGACGTGCTGCACGAGGGCACCCATCAGTCGACGCGTACAGCCAAGTACGTGATGGACGAGGTGCGCAGGCGCGTGCGGCGACAGCACGGAACCGATGGCGACGTGTCGGACAGCTCGATGTACCGGTACATCGAACAACTCGATGCCGGCGGGTACCTCAGGGGAAAGGCATCTACCCGGCGTTCCGCGGCCGACCGGCCGAAGAAGGAGAAGTTCAAGAAGAACGTGGAGCAGTTCCCCGGCGCGGAGGTCCAGGTGGACTCCACCCCCCTGGACGTGCTGGTGAGGAATGGGAAGAAGGTAGTGCGCCCGCACTTGACGGTGATGCTCGACGTGGGCACCCGCATGGTTCTGGCGTGGACGCTCCGAACAAAGGCCACAAAGGGAGTCGACCACGTGCTGCTCCTCGGCCAGGCCCTCACGCCCCGGCAGAACCGGCCCGACCTGTCGGGCGTGCGTACGGCGCTGAACGACCAGCGGACCGACTTCGAGTTGATGGACTGGGCGGAGTATCAGGACCTCGCGCGGCAGCATCCATTCATCCACCCACGGCGCATTCAGATGGACAACGGCAAGGACTACGTGTCCGAGACGTTCCGGGCAGCGGCAGAGTGTTGCGGCATCGACATCAGCCTGTCGCCGCCGCGCACGCCCACGGCCAAGCCGCACGTGGAGAGGTTCTTCAAGACCGTCAAAGAAATGTTCATCCAAACGCTGCCCGGGTACACCGGGGGAAGCCCCAGCGACCGCGGCCACAAGCCGGAAGAAGACAATCTGCTGAGCTTGGACATGCTGTGGGCACTGCTGGATGACTGGTTCATGCGGGACTACCACCAGCGTGCGCATCGAGGGCTGTTCGACCCTCGCCAGCCCACCGTGAGCATCTCTCCCCTGGAGAAGGCGACCATCGCCGTCACCCAGGTCTCTCAGTTCTGCATCCCCATGACAACAAACGGGTACGTCGGCCTGCTGGACACCGTGTGGCGAGTCATCTCAGATGTGGGCGTTCAGGTCAACTCCCGCCAATACGACTCCCCCGAACTGCACCCGCACCGGAACAAGAAGTCCTCCCACAAGAAGCACAAGGGGAAATGGAAGGTGAAGCGCGACCCGTACAACACCCGGGTGGTGTGGGTGGAACTGGACAACGGCACGTTCATCGAATGCACCGAGCGCGGCAGCGACCTGGTGAACCTTCAGCCCGACCTGGCGCCCGTCACCGACGAACCTCGCGCGCAGGTGGCACAGTTCAACGCCGTGACGACAGGGACACCGTTCCCGCAATCGACGCCGGCCTCGGCGCCTGCCGTCGCCGCCGCGTCCTTCGACGATTTCGATGATGATGACGACGACGAGTACGACTACACCAGCCTGTGA
- a CDS encoding TniB family NTP-binding protein produces the protein MTIQFTHPGAAPLALNRRESLLDYLTRPISPVAALTRPDYDAMPAPERAEFDRARIAYLSGGLVVVTPTIQDCKTVLTRAFAANSARNSGHAGVMLTGDSTMGKTTAAKTLMRWVVDQYSLQFPGWRAADHIPVVYIEVPAAANGKTLMRVFAEFLGLAVLPRETADELRVKVVAALRRANTQVIVVDELHNLAGRTAGVGEASDILKGLSNDLTATFLYAGIDLTAQGFMSGLRGQQLTRRFTAVPMVKYEWANPDDRKTWKRIVATFEKLCPLIDNAPGTLDPLAEYLHQRTDGSIGALSRLLTGTAIDLISAGEGAPEEFTEDALDQYALDYSSEAHYRRRNLPTVSARRPKAATKPKQRQANESPAVDAAKRALMEQVNGR, from the coding sequence ATGACAATCCAGTTCACTCACCCCGGGGCTGCGCCCCTCGCCCTCAACCGCCGCGAATCCCTGCTGGACTACCTCACTCGGCCCATCAGCCCGGTGGCCGCGCTGACCCGCCCCGACTACGACGCTATGCCGGCACCGGAACGGGCGGAGTTCGACCGCGCCCGCATCGCCTACCTGTCCGGCGGTCTCGTCGTGGTCACCCCGACCATCCAGGACTGCAAGACCGTGCTGACCCGAGCCTTCGCGGCCAACAGTGCCCGCAACTCCGGGCACGCGGGGGTCATGCTCACGGGCGATTCCACGATGGGCAAGACCACCGCCGCGAAAACCCTCATGCGGTGGGTGGTCGACCAGTACAGCCTGCAGTTCCCCGGCTGGCGAGCCGCCGACCACATCCCCGTCGTCTACATCGAGGTGCCGGCCGCGGCGAACGGCAAGACGCTGATGCGCGTGTTCGCCGAGTTCCTCGGACTGGCGGTGCTCCCCCGGGAGACGGCGGACGAACTCCGGGTGAAAGTCGTCGCGGCACTGCGCCGCGCGAACACCCAGGTCATCGTCGTCGACGAACTGCACAACCTCGCCGGCCGCACCGCCGGAGTCGGCGAAGCATCCGACATCCTCAAGGGACTCTCCAACGACCTGACCGCGACATTCCTCTACGCCGGCATCGACCTGACCGCACAGGGCTTCATGTCGGGCCTGCGCGGCCAACAGCTCACTCGCCGGTTCACCGCCGTCCCGATGGTGAAATACGAATGGGCCAACCCTGACGACCGGAAGACGTGGAAGCGTATCGTCGCCACGTTCGAGAAGCTGTGCCCGCTCATCGACAACGCCCCTGGCACACTCGACCCGCTCGCGGAGTACCTGCACCAGCGCACAGATGGCAGCATCGGCGCCCTCTCCCGACTCCTCACCGGAACCGCCATCGACCTCATCTCCGCCGGTGAAGGCGCGCCGGAAGAGTTCACCGAGGACGCGCTGGACCAGTACGCCCTCGACTACAGCTCCGAAGCCCACTACCGCCGCCGCAACCTGCCCACTGTGAGCGCACGGCGCCCCAAGGCGGCCACCAAGCCGAAGCAGCGTCAAGCAAACGAATCACCAGCCGTCGATGCCGCGAAGCGCGCGCTCATGGAGCAGGTGAACGGACGATGA